The window GGATCCCGCCCCGCACCCGCGCCGTGGTCCCCTTCACCGTCTCCGTGCCCCCCGCGACCCCGCCCGGCGACCATCCCGCCGCCGTCGTCGCCACCGAGGCCGGCCACGAGGTCGGCGTACGGATCCACCTGCGCGTCGGCGGGCCGACCCTGGCCGCGCTCACCGTCGAGGACGTCTCCGTCCGCGGCAAGGGCGCGGCGGCGCGTGTCGCCTACACCCTCGTCAACCGCGGCAACGTGGCCCTCGTCCCCGAACTCGCCCTGCACGCGCGCGGCCGCTTCGGCGCCGTCCCGGGGCGCGCCGCCCACGCCCTGCCGGTGGAACTGCTGCCCGGCCAGAGCGTCGAACTCACCGAACCCTGGCCCGGCGCACCGGTGTTCGACCAGGTGCGCCTCACCCTCACCGTCACCGCCCCGGGCGGCGCCCGGGCCACGGCCGCCGCCTCCGACTGGTTCGTGCCCTGGGGCGTCGCCGGCTGGACGGGCCTCGGGCTGCTGCTCCTCGGCGCGACCACCACGGCCGCGCTGCTCCTCGTACGCACCCGACGGGCGACCCGCGAGGAGGCGCCGGAGCCCTCCGGGCCGGTACCGGGGCAGGGGCAACCGACGTCGAAGGAACCCGAGTTGACGGGAGCACCCAGGTGAGCGCCCACGTGAGCGCCAAGGCGAGCGCCAAGGTCGGCGGGACGGGCGGGACCCTCGCCGCCGCGGGGTGGTCGGCGGTGTCGGCCCTCGTGGTCTCGGCCCTGGCGGCCCTGGCCCTGGCCGCCCTGACCCTGTTCCCGGCGCCTC of the Streptomyces sp. NBC_01426 genome contains:
- a CDS encoding COG1470 family protein; its protein translation is MPAPPTLRRLGPAVRRLGPAVRRLGPALLAGAVLLLGAPAAVADEPGWTAEPAAGRTAGAVRPYFYLAGASGSVLEDRLALTNTTDRERTLTLRGADAYNTADGALAVRPDRRSTGAGSWLSFGASTTVRIPPRTRAVVPFTVSVPPATPPGDHPAAVVATEAGHEVGVRIHLRVGGPTLAALTVEDVSVRGKGAAARVAYTLVNRGNVALVPELALHARGRFGAVPGRAAHALPVELLPGQSVELTEPWPGAPVFDQVRLTLTVTAPGGARATAAASDWFVPWGVAGWTGLGLLLLGATTTAALLLVRTRRATREEAPEPSGPVPGQGQPTSKEPELTGAPR